A window of the Euzebya pacifica genome harbors these coding sequences:
- a CDS encoding RsmB/NOP family class I SAM-dependent RNA methyltransferase — MSEEDQVDTTAAEGADREGVAARQTALVIVMQVHENDAWASPVADRILSKSPLDQQDRNFAANLAFSTLRWEGTLDWVLANAVSRGLEAVEPTLLDLLRIATWELLHGNQPVHAVVDSHVEVARVVVGQRATGFVNGVLRNIARRIDDLPWPDEATDMGLGLKYGYPSWVAHAAVKRFGDERAAEVLDAGNRPAPLVLRAVAPREDVLAALAAEGIDAEPGTMARDAIVLADRIQPGRLAVIRDGLAIVQDQASQVIGQTAAEGLPAGATAIDLCAAPGGKSTHLAQQGLQVTAVDRHAGRLRRAAEMADRLGLEMATVTGDGATVDLPEGVDLVLVDAPCSGLGVVRRRPELRWRRSREDVTSMTAVQQQLLQRAVDLVRPGGRVVYSVCTWTSDEADDVVAHAVDGGRVTVADVPQVGTPTRFGVQMAPDRDEGDGMYIAVLERTAEVS, encoded by the coding sequence GTGAGCGAGGAGGACCAGGTGGACACCACCGCCGCAGAGGGGGCCGACCGCGAGGGCGTCGCCGCCCGGCAGACCGCCCTCGTCATCGTCATGCAGGTCCACGAGAACGACGCGTGGGCCTCACCCGTGGCCGACCGGATCCTCTCCAAGAGCCCCCTGGACCAGCAGGACCGGAACTTCGCGGCCAACCTGGCGTTCTCGACGCTGCGCTGGGAGGGCACCCTGGACTGGGTCCTGGCCAACGCCGTGTCCCGTGGCCTGGAGGCCGTCGAGCCCACGCTGCTGGACCTGCTGCGCATCGCCACCTGGGAGCTGCTGCACGGCAACCAACCCGTCCACGCCGTCGTCGACTCCCACGTCGAGGTCGCCCGCGTGGTCGTGGGCCAGCGCGCCACCGGCTTCGTCAACGGGGTGCTGCGCAACATCGCCCGCCGCATCGACGACCTGCCGTGGCCCGACGAGGCCACCGACATGGGCCTCGGCCTGAAGTACGGCTATCCGTCGTGGGTCGCCCACGCCGCGGTCAAGCGCTTCGGCGACGAACGCGCCGCGGAGGTGCTGGACGCCGGCAACCGTCCGGCGCCGCTGGTGCTGCGTGCCGTCGCCCCACGCGAGGACGTGCTGGCCGCGCTGGCCGCCGAGGGCATCGACGCCGAGCCGGGCACGATGGCCCGCGACGCGATCGTGCTGGCCGACCGCATCCAGCCCGGCCGGCTCGCCGTCATCCGCGACGGCCTGGCGATCGTGCAGGACCAGGCCTCACAGGTCATCGGCCAGACCGCCGCCGAGGGGCTGCCAGCGGGGGCCACGGCCATCGACCTGTGCGCCGCTCCCGGCGGCAAGTCGACCCACCTGGCGCAGCAGGGCCTGCAGGTCACCGCCGTGGACCGCCATGCCGGACGGCTGCGACGCGCGGCGGAGATGGCCGACCGCCTCGGGCTGGAGATGGCCACTGTCACCGGCGACGGGGCCACCGTCGACCTCCCCGAGGGGGTCGACCTCGTCCTGGTCGACGCGCCCTGCTCGGGACTCGGCGTGGTCCGACGCCGACCCGAGCTGCGCTGGCGTCGCAGCCGGGAGGACGTGACATCGATGACCGCCGTGCAGCAGCAGCTGCTCCAACGAGCGGTGGATCTCGTCCGGCCGGGTGGACGGGTGGTCTACTCGGTGTGCACCTGGACCTCCGACGAAGCCGATGACGTGGTCGCCCACGCCGTCGACGGTGGTCGCGTCACGGTGGCTGACGTCCCACAGGTGGGGACACCCACCCGGTTCGGCGTGCAGATGGCGCCCGACCGCGACGAGGGAGATGGCATGTACATAGCGGTCCTGGAACGAACGGCGGAGGTGTCGTGA
- a CDS encoding GGDEF domain-containing response regulator, protein MTADRILVVDNEADIRRFIEVNLRLEGFEVVSAPDGEEGLAAAFEVDPSLVLLDVMMPGIDGIEVCRRLRADPRTSHVPVILLTAKSMTVDKVVGLAAGADDYVLKPFDPMELVARVRTTMRRAADLRGASPLTGLPGNHRIEGEIARRLDQGQDIAVAYVDLNNFKAYNDHYGFLEGDKVIQATAQVLRDVLTGTAYAEAFLGHIGGDDFVMLFDPVQADDVCSESIRRFDEMIPTLYAPEDRERGYLELRDRRGEMRRFGLVSIAIGVTTNAHRTFLDHRDIVAVATEMKTHVKSAHPDTSAYALDGRTG, encoded by the coding sequence GTGACTGCGGACAGGATCCTGGTCGTCGACAACGAGGCGGACATCCGGCGGTTCATCGAGGTGAACCTGCGGCTGGAGGGCTTCGAGGTCGTCTCGGCCCCCGACGGCGAGGAGGGCCTCGCAGCGGCGTTCGAGGTCGACCCCAGCCTGGTCCTCCTGGACGTGATGATGCCGGGCATCGACGGCATCGAGGTCTGCCGTCGGTTGCGTGCCGACCCCCGGACCAGCCACGTCCCCGTGATCCTCCTCACCGCCAAGTCGATGACCGTCGACAAGGTCGTCGGGCTGGCCGCGGGCGCCGACGACTACGTCCTGAAGCCCTTCGACCCGATGGAGCTCGTCGCCCGCGTGCGCACCACCATGCGTCGCGCTGCGGACCTGCGAGGTGCCTCCCCCCTCACCGGGTTGCCGGGCAACCACCGCATCGAAGGCGAGATCGCCCGGCGGCTGGACCAGGGGCAGGACATCGCCGTCGCCTACGTCGACCTCAACAACTTCAAGGCCTACAACGACCACTACGGCTTCCTCGAGGGCGACAAGGTCATCCAGGCCACCGCCCAGGTGCTGCGGGACGTCCTGACCGGGACCGCCTACGCCGAGGCGTTCCTCGGCCACATCGGTGGCGACGACTTCGTCATGTTGTTCGACCCCGTGCAGGCCGACGACGTCTGCAGCGAGTCGATCCGACGGTTCGACGAGATGATCCCGACCCTGTACGCCCCCGAGGACCGCGAACGTGGGTACCTCGAGCTGCGGGACCGTCGCGGGGAGATGCGGCGGTTCGGCCTGGTCTCCATCGCCATCGGCGTGACGACCAACGCCCACCGCACCTTCCTGGACCACCGCGACATCGTCGCCGTGGCCACGGAGATGAAGACGCACGTGAAGAGCGCACACCCCGACACGTCGGCCTACGCGCTGGACGGTCGCACGGGCTGA